The genomic window CCTTGATTATTAATTATGTTATTACTAAATCGAACACCATCGGCCTTATCATGCTCAATAATTACATTTTTATCTCCTGTTTTATTATAAATAATATTATTAGCAACGTTAGTTCTAAGGGCTCTTGCCGAACGAATTTCCGATTTTGGTAACACATCTGCTTGAGCTATGTTAGTACCAACTCCAAACTGCCAAGGCGATTTACAATTTACATAAGTATTATATGCCACCACAACATCTGTAACTTGATTATATCTATTTAATGGTGATTTTGGTATTCCGTTCATAACAGCCAATGGGCTTCTGAAGTTTTCACCAATAATATTATAGAAATAATTATTTATAACCCAATGTCCTGTGTTTACAAGTCTAATTCCTCCAAAGTTTTTATTCACACCATCTCCAATAAAATAATTACCATCAATAACAGCATAATTACCATGGCGTGTTACCACAGAACCTTCACTTTTATAGAATACATTATTTCTAATTTCATTGAAATTTGTTTTGCTAGAAATAATTTCTACCTCTCCATTACATTCTTCAAATAAATTATTAGCAATAGTTGTATTACTAGGCGACATAGATGTAAAACTACTACCTAATTGAATAGACTCTCCTCGCGCACCACCTTTTCTTGGTCTTGGCCCAAAATGATTATTTACAATTTGATGATAATTTCTAATACTTTGATTGCCTTTTAAATCTACTCTAAGTGTTGGACCACCATTAGTTTTACCGGCAATATAACAATGATCTACTTGATTATGTTTTCCAAAAAGTTGAATCCAAAGATCATCTTTATCACGTTGTTTTTGGTTGAAATCTAAAATCACACAGTTGGTAACCCTAGAATAGTTCGCTACTTCTTCTTCACTAGTTCTAAATGCAATAACATTACTTGTTGGTGTATAACCATTTCTAAAATACAAGCCTTCTACAATTAAATAATGTCCCGCAATTTCTAAATTAGAAACACCTTCAATGAATACTTTGCCAGGAGTTTCTGCACTTAAAGTAATTGGAGCTTTCTCTGTCCCTTCACCAACAAACTTTATTTCTACATTTTCCCAAACACCATTTGCTAAAACAATATTATCTCCGGCTTTTGCATTTGTTATAGCTTCATACAACTCCTTATTAGTCTTAACTAGAGTATCCGAACTCTTAACACTTTCCTTGCAGGAAAAAGACAATGCAACTACCAATAAAAGGCAAACTAACTTATTCATAAAAAATATTTTTGATAATTTAAAAATAAACAAAAAAGAAGGCCAATTACAACAAAGACCTTCTTTTAAAAACAACTAACTACTCAACTATAATTTTTTTAACCAAGCTTATTTTTTAAAGTGCTCATTCTTAAAAGATAAACACCTCTATTTAAACTTGAAATATCTATATTATTATTTACTAAATTCTTCCCTAAAATTAACCTTTCATCAAAAGTGCTATATATTTCTACAAATACCACAAGCATATAAGAAAAAAGCGTTTTGTTTTCATACTTAATTTAGACGAACAACATCTTGGAAAACCAAATTGGTTAACCAGATTGGTTTTCCAAATATATGCATAATTTCAAGGTATTCAAATTTTTTTAACACAAATATTTGATAATTGAGCATATTATAAGGTTAAAATCCTATAGCTTAACAAACGTTAGAACATCCACAAATACCTTCCAGCTTAACTACCTCATGTAAATAAAGGCCTTTACGGAATATATATTAAAAATAAAATCTAATGCAACGAGAAATCGCCTCAATAAGTTTGAAGAAAAAAAATTATAAAAAAAGGGATATAACTCTTAAGATGAGACTAATAATCGAAATACCAATTAAATAAATCGGTTCTAATTCCGAAATTAAACCAAACAGTATTGTTTTTAAACGTTGTTGTTGTAGTTGCGTCTGGGTTAAAATTTCGAACAGTAATATCTGTAAATATTTTTAAGTTGGACGCTGGATTAACAACATAACCCGCTTGCAAATTACCATTAAAAATATTGGTTTTTATTCCCTGCCCTACTTCTACACCAGAGTCGAATGGACGATCGTTATAGTTTTTGTAGATATCACCACCGTAACTAAAGCTGTCTGTATCATCATTAAAATCTAAACCTCGTACACCAAAAATTAACTTAGCATCTGCAAACCACCGTTTGTAATGATAACGACCAATAAATATAGCTTCACTAAAATTTGCGCCCCAAAGATGCGCCATAGACTGATTATTATGTCCGTAATTTGTAGCTATCGTGTTATGCGAATACGTGTAAGGACGAATGCGATTATATTCAAATTGAAGCAGTAAATTTTCAACCTTAAAAGCATTAAAATATTTAACACCCAATTGATAACCAAACTTATTCTTCCAGCTTCTCTCTCCTGCTTTTACATCGGCTAGGGAAAATTCATCTAAAACAAATTGGCTATATAAATTTATATGATCATTCCATTTATATTTTGCTGTTGCTCCCATTATAGCGTTTCCAGCATCTTGACCTGTTTCAAACTCTATAGCTCTATAAAAAATAATAGGGTTTAAGTAATTTACATCAAAACCACGACTGTTTGAGTCTGTCCAAATTACAGATTCAAATAAACCTAAATTAAATCGTTTTGAGACATTCCAACTTAAATAATGGTTAGCCATATATTTTGTTAGAAACGCACCATCTTCAGTTACTTCCGGACGTACATCCTTTAACCACATCCATGTATTGGTGTATTTAATTTTCCAGAATTTAGTGTTTAATTTTAGAAACGGGTGCGGACTAGCAACATCGCTCAATAATAAAGATCGGTAACCATCTCCAATAAAGTTTTTACCATGACCAAACTGGACATTTATAAATTTTGCAGGCGCATAAGACATATAAGCCTCCGCTACCGGATAATCATAAGAATCCGTTTTAAATCGTTTTGCAATACCACGACCGGGTATAATTGCAGGATCGGGACCAAAAGCTTTTAAACTCTCGGCATATCGATTTACATAATCGGCAAAACGTCCTTGACTTTCAAAAACAGAAGCTTGGAAATTAAATTTTTCACCCAAACCACCTTGCACTAAAAACCCACGTGTATTATTGTAAGTTGAACTGAATTCGGCATCTGTATCTTTACCTACTTCTAAATCGAAAATAGGATCGATTGTAAACCAATAATCATCACTTTGTAACTGCACCAAATGCTCATTCCAAAGTTTTTGTCCAGCCCATGTTTTAGTTTCACGTTCTAAAGCTTCTTTTTCCTCATCAAAATCATAATACGGCGCTACATCATCATAAACAAATGGTTTTGAAGCTGTGTGGCTGTTTGTACCAACAAGATTCATTTGTCTATCAAATTTGGCATAATCACTATGTGTAAACTGAATATTTAACTGACTGTTATAGGCTTTATTTTCAAAAGCTTTTAAATCCTTATCAACTTTATCAAACTCTTGTTTTGCTTCTTCTTCTAATTTAGAAATTAGATTTATGTCATTAGTTTTCTTCGTATCTAAACTTGTATCAACTAAAGGAATTTTAATTTGAAGCGAATATTGCTTAAAAGTAGCGCGACCGTAATAAGTAGCAGGTTTAATTTTAGGAAGATCTGAAAACACTCTTTTTGCTTCCTGTTTTAATTCACTATAAACCGCATCGACATAAATTACTTTAAAATAACCTGTTGTATCCACTTCAAAAAGCACAACCACTTCACCTTTATAATTTTCTTTTATCACCTTTTCGGGTACCTTAAAACTATTATAAATATGTGCATGAACTTGATTATCGAAACATTTTTGTTGTTTATCAAAAGAAATACTATCGCAAGCAGGAAACACTGGAGGTTTTTCTGAATACGAGCTACTTTGAGCATTCCCAAAATATTGAACCAAAATAAAAACTAGTACAAGTATTTGTTTCATCACTTTACTGGGTATTGATAAATAGTATAAAATTTATTTAAGCTCGAAAGATACTATATTTTTTAGATTTTGAAGGGCAACAAACCTTCTTCATTTAAACAACAAAGCCGTTAACCTATATAGGTTAACGGCTTTTGCTTAATTATATTGAGTATTTTAATTTTGCACACTAAATACTATGGGCAAAGTATAAATAACTCCTACATTTTTATCTCGCTGTTTTCCAGGGGTCATTTCTGGAATTTTATTGATAACACGTTGAGCTTCTTTCTCTAAATCGGGATGTGTTCCTCTCGTTTTTATATCAGTAACATGTCCTGTTTTATCAATCTTAAATTGAGTTCGAATTACTTGTTTTCCTGATAAGCCAAGTTCACTACCTAAATTGGTGTCAAATTTTTTCTGAACTAATTTGGTTATTTTCTCAGACATACATTTTCGCTTATCTAAATTGGTTTTTCTGTTTTCACAACCTGGGTAGATAGGTACCTCTTCAATAGTCATAAAATCTACTGGAGGCTCTTCTATTGGAGGACCTACAACTACTACATCTCCAATCTTAATTGGATCAGACGTTGTCTTCTGCTCTGCTTTTTTAATATTTAGCGCTTCTTTAAGTGGTTCATCATTATCAATCACCTCAACCTTGTCTATTAACTTTGTTGATTTTTGTGGTTCTGGTTGAACTTCCTTTACTGGTTCAACATAAACTCTAAAATTTTCAATTCGAATCTCTTCTGGTCCAGGATCAAAATTAAACCCAGTATCTGTGGGTATTTCGGATTCAAACTTCATTTCAAAAAGTCCGTATACCATAAATAAACAGATGATTAAACCTACTTGAAAGTAAAGGGTGGAGTTTTTTTGTAAATTTGCATCATGCTTTTGCGACTTTTTCACGATTTGCTCATTTTGCCGAATGAGTTCGTGAGTTTCCTTTGGATTACTCATAATTATTAAAATTTAAATGTTAATATTATGATAAAGTTGCAATAAGCATACCAAAAAAGAAATCCCGCTACAGAAATGTAACGGGATTTTATATTTATATCACTGTTAGTTAACAGCCATAAAGAAACTTAATCTTGAACTTGGAATACAATAGGTAAAGAGTAAGGTACTGTTACTGCTTTTCCACGTTGCATGCCTGGTTTCATTTTTGGCAACATATTGATAACACGTGCTGCTTCTTTTTCTAAACCTGGATGCGGTGCTCTTGAACGAACTCCAACAACATTTCCTGTTTTATCAATTTTAAAGATTACGTTTATACGTTGTCTTCCTGAGAGACCTAATTCACTAGCCAACTCAGTATTAAACTTCTTAGTAACGAATTTTTGAATTTTTTCTGACATACAAGCTTTCTTTGCCGCATTGTTTCCTTTTTCGCAACCAGGAAAAACTGGTACGTTTTCAATAACTGCAAATGGAACTTCAATATCTTCTTCAACTTCCATAACCTCTACTTCTTCAACCTCAACAATTTCTGTCTCTTGATCAACTTCTGTAGACTCTATAACAGTCTCTTCAATTTCCACTTCATCCTCAACAATCTCAATAACATCTGGAGCTGCTGGTGGTGGTGGTGGTGGTGGTGGAGTTTGCATTAAGTTTGTAATTGGAATTTCTTCTTCAATTACTTCATCCATACTTACCACTCCTATATCGGTAACTACATCATCATAAGTTTTAAAATTAATAGCATAGTTCGTTAAAAATAACATTAACGCTAAGCCGATTGCAAAATAGAGTGAACTGTTACGTCCAACATTTGCTTTAGGATTTTTTTTAGGTTCCATAGATTTAATTAGTTTATCAAGATTGCTAAAATAACTATTTATTTATCAAAAAAACAAGTCTTTATTGCTTTTTAACTTGTATTTTATTTATTCGCCACAATATTAAAGCCGTTAATAAAGCTCCCGAGGTGTTCGCTATTACGTCGTAAATATCCATTGAGCGATAGTCCGTCATTGTACCTTGCAACACTTCAACAACTATGCCAAACACTACTGCGAATACAGTTGCAGATAATAAAGCTCTCATTTTTTCAAATTTTATATTGAATATAAAAGCACCATACCACAGAACTACAAAAACAGCATATGCACCAAAATGAAATATTTTATCACCATTAGAAACATTTATCTTTGGCATGTCTTTAAGCGACATTAAGCAAGCCGCACTCAAAACAATGGTATATATAACAGCAAAGACTAGTGCAGATTTTTTAAGCACCAATAAGAGCTTTATAATCATCGGCAGACATTAACCCATCAATTTGAGAAATATCAGAACATTTTACCTTAATCATCCATCCATCTCCGTAAGGGTCGGTGTTTACCTTTTCTGGCTCATCTTCTAAGGCTTCATTAAACTCAATAATTTCACCTGATATTGGTAAAAACAAATCAGATACCGTTTTTACAGCTTCTACCGTTCCAAAAACTTCTTCAGCTTCTAAGGTTTCGTCTAAAGTTTCTACTTCAACATAAACAATATCTCCTAATTCACTTTGTGCAAAATCGGTAATACCAATTGTAGCAATATCATTGTCAACTTTAATCCACTCGTGATCTTTTGTGTATTTTAATTCTGCTGGAATATTCATTTTAATTTTATTTATTAAATACTATTAATTTGTAAAACTGATTCATTTAAGTTTTCACAAATGTATTTATTCAATCTTGAATTTCAAATAGATTATTTATTAATTCCCAAAATTATATCTAATAGTAAATCCTGAACGAATAGTGGTTAATGGAAAAGCTGTAGAAATAGCATACTCGGAGAACGAATAATCGAAATAAAAGATACCCGTTAAGTTTTTACTAAAGGCATAATCTGCGGAATACTTCAATCCCCAAATGGTTTGCCCAGAGGTTACTTGATTGTTTTCAAGATCTAAATAGCGAATAATAGTTTTATTATCACGTACCGAGATATCGGCTTTCAT from Algibacter sp. L1A34 includes these protein-coding regions:
- a CDS encoding chondroitinase-B domain-containing protein, whose product is MNKLVCLLLVVALSFSCKESVKSSDTLVKTNKELYEAITNAKAGDNIVLANGVWENVEIKFVGEGTEKAPITLSAETPGKVFIEGVSNLEIAGHYLIVEGLYFRNGYTPTSNVIAFRTSEEEVANYSRVTNCVILDFNQKQRDKDDLWIQLFGKHNQVDHCYIAGKTNGGPTLRVDLKGNQSIRNYHQIVNNHFGPRPRKGGARGESIQLGSSFTSMSPSNTTIANNLFEECNGEVEIISSKTNFNEIRNNVFYKSEGSVVTRHGNYAVIDGNYFIGDGVNKNFGGIRLVNTGHWVINNYFYNIIGENFRSPLAVMNGIPKSPLNRYNQVTDVVVAYNTYVNCKSPWQFGVGTNIAQADVLPKSEIRSARALRTNVANNIIYNKTGDKNVIIEHDKADGVRFSNNIINNQGVDFGNKERIEANKFELTKVSENIFLPKLTGEFDIYQGFGFETITKDLFGNSRVDNNSIGATIQGKLNAPPILDKTKYGASWYSNEVEIIEPNVIEVTATKGQLEAKIAAAKAGDIISLNPGKHQVSKSIVINKTITIQSKGSDKAEIVFEGLENTPVFELNPYGILNIKNIILTGNNSNYAFASLKENMSNHFGLTVSGCEISDFNYVLKVYKESFAEKITFENTSISNCENGLELSEETNDRGDYNTEYLTVNSCTFDNVKQNVIDYYRGGYDESTIGGNLNVTNSTFTNCGEKEPNKMLLNHRGIVYVNLTKNTFKNNKVDYVAILWGAKENYESDNELSNSGKIKTEENLKMTLMY
- a CDS encoding gliding motility protein RemB — encoded protein: MKQILVLVFILVQYFGNAQSSSYSEKPPVFPACDSISFDKQQKCFDNQVHAHIYNSFKVPEKVIKENYKGEVVVLFEVDTTGYFKVIYVDAVYSELKQEAKRVFSDLPKIKPATYYGRATFKQYSLQIKIPLVDTSLDTKKTNDINLISKLEEEAKQEFDKVDKDLKAFENKAYNSQLNIQFTHSDYAKFDRQMNLVGTNSHTASKPFVYDDVAPYYDFDEEKEALERETKTWAGQKLWNEHLVQLQSDDYWFTIDPIFDLEVGKDTDAEFSSTYNNTRGFLVQGGLGEKFNFQASVFESQGRFADYVNRYAESLKAFGPDPAIIPGRGIAKRFKTDSYDYPVAEAYMSYAPAKFINVQFGHGKNFIGDGYRSLLLSDVASPHPFLKLNTKFWKIKYTNTWMWLKDVRPEVTEDGAFLTKYMANHYLSWNVSKRFNLGLFESVIWTDSNSRGFDVNYLNPIIFYRAIEFETGQDAGNAIMGATAKYKWNDHINLYSQFVLDEFSLADVKAGERSWKNKFGYQLGVKYFNAFKVENLLLQFEYNRIRPYTYSHNTIATNYGHNNQSMAHLWGANFSEAIFIGRYHYKRWFADAKLIFGVRGLDFNDDTDSFSYGGDIYKNYNDRPFDSGVEVGQGIKTNIFNGNLQAGYVVNPASNLKIFTDITVRNFNPDATTTTTFKNNTVWFNFGIRTDLFNWYFDY
- a CDS encoding energy transducer TonB; this translates as MSNPKETHELIRQNEQIVKKSQKHDANLQKNSTLYFQVGLIICLFMVYGLFEMKFESEIPTDTGFNFDPGPEEIRIENFRVYVEPVKEVQPEPQKSTKLIDKVEVIDNDEPLKEALNIKKAEQKTTSDPIKIGDVVVVGPPIEEPPVDFMTIEEVPIYPGCENRKTNLDKRKCMSEKITKLVQKKFDTNLGSELGLSGKQVIRTQFKIDKTGHVTDIKTRGTHPDLEKEAQRVINKIPEMTPGKQRDKNVGVIYTLPIVFSVQN
- a CDS encoding energy transducer TonB; this encodes MEPKKNPKANVGRNSSLYFAIGLALMLFLTNYAINFKTYDDVVTDIGVVSMDEVIEEEIPITNLMQTPPPPPPPPAAPDVIEIVEDEVEIEETVIESTEVDQETEIVEVEEVEVMEVEEDIEVPFAVIENVPVFPGCEKGNNAAKKACMSEKIQKFVTKKFNTELASELGLSGRQRINVIFKIDKTGNVVGVRSRAPHPGLEKEAARVINMLPKMKPGMQRGKAVTVPYSLPIVFQVQD
- a CDS encoding VanZ family protein translates to MIIKLLLVLKKSALVFAVIYTIVLSAACLMSLKDMPKINVSNGDKIFHFGAYAVFVVLWYGAFIFNIKFEKMRALLSATVFAVVFGIVVEVLQGTMTDYRSMDIYDVIANTSGALLTALILWRINKIQVKKQ
- the gcvH gene encoding glycine cleavage system protein GcvH, producing MNIPAELKYTKDHEWIKVDNDIATIGITDFAQSELGDIVYVEVETLDETLEAEEVFGTVEAVKTVSDLFLPISGEIIEFNEALEDEPEKVNTDPYGDGWMIKVKCSDISQIDGLMSADDYKALIGA